A window of the Cannabis sativa cultivar Pink pepper isolate KNU-18-1 chromosome X, ASM2916894v1, whole genome shotgun sequence genome harbors these coding sequences:
- the LOC133032701 gene encoding uncharacterized protein LOC133032701, whose product MLCGSPWHLCDHVFFIIHMETESHWILGRLNIEERRVYMYNSLSTAMKDSAAIKACQPFAVLLPHVFALFDEFKKENKPVCLDPFEVVKVDGLPQQTSNDCGCFVASFAEYFIDMNPIPPIFDVEKHRDRLAVLFYKYARMKEVEFIDSEDEAPPKGPKKNLS is encoded by the exons ATGTTATGTGGTTCCCCTTGGCATTTGTGCGATCATGTTTTCTTTATCATCCATATGGAGACTGAATCACATTGGATTCTTGGTCGATTGAATATTGAGGAAAGGCGTGTGTACATGTACAACTCCTTGTCGACTGCTATGAAAGATAGTGCTGCTATCAAAGCTTGTCAGCCATTTGCGGTGTTGTTGCCCCACGTTTTTGCTTTGTTTGATGAGttcaaaaaggaaaacaaaCCGGTTTGTTTAGACCCTTTCGAAGTTGTTAAGGTTGATGGTTTGCCTCAACAAACCTCGAA tgACTGTGGTTGTTTCGTTGCATCGTTCGCCGAATACTTTATTGATATGAATCCGATTCCTCCCATATTTGATGTTGAGAAACACCGTGATAGGCTTGCTGTGTTGTTCTATAAGTATGCTCGCATGAAAGAAGTGGAATTTATTGATAGTGAAGATGAGGCTCCTCCAAAGGGTCCAAAGAAGAATTTGTCTTAG
- the LOC115696496 gene encoding uncharacterized protein LOC115696496 yields MATTRSGSKSPSPAKKVSKKSKKAPTVTSKVEPKMGLKKIAKNLVADVPETSGTKKRAPPVKADAPKTKRAKISKSARDVSSDSDFEDEVHGEDQKPKVESKVHARTSVKVEGFDLPKKNPPKNLFIAKAFSIATFQVIENIKSCLSDVQLEMFSKTCFGHFLNLPDFKVQPQVFHGLLLREVQQPNDAELWVMIRGVRLRFSIEEFALITGLDCEGDCSVLDFKQEVNSLCERYWPTSSSITKESVRECFTTKRWGDSDEDAVKLAVLYFVEWFLLSGTKHKNVPKSILDVVDSGRYNEFAWGRSSFELTISSLKGKLDSWVEGVRKARSSGKRPSVFYTLIGCPHVLQVWFYECCKYMKGKYCQKESSRIPRITQWTCNSQPTFKVLKTTIFDVSKDKLQLSNMRPTAGEFKALKLSSFKFDTDYNSYKSLPLPEEPTVAQSDISVKLDAFSEKFHGLEVKIDSLHTSQQKISSDLVELKEFVSAQFVSFGAQMASMQTQFSTVFADSYAKEKGSDSSNDDDGGGDEADFDLNESEETDENEEENVMGDEEGEGSEGEEKDGQADEDSDSKEKNDNGSDDESTDSEEKVDK; encoded by the exons ATCTCCGGCGAAGAAAGTTTCTAAAAAATCGAAGAAGGCTCCAACTGTTACTTCCAAAGTCGAACCTAAGATggggttaaaaaaaattgctaaaaattTAGTGGCTGATGTTCCAGAGACATCGGGCACTAAGAAAAGAGCCCCTCCTGTTAAAGCCGATGCTCCTAAGACTAAGAGAGCAAAAATTTCCAAGTCTGCACGCGAT GTTTCCTCAGATTCTGATTTTGAGGATGAAGTGCATGGTGAGGACCAAAAGCCCAAAGTTGAATCAAAG GTCCATGCTAGGACCTCAGTGAAGGTTGAAGGATTTGACCTACCAAAGAAAAATCCCCCTAAG AATCTATTCATTGCGAAAGCCTTTTCCATCGCTACTTTCCAGGTGATAGAGAACATTAAGTCTTGTCTTTCAGATGTACAGCTTGAAATGTTTTCAAAAACCTGTTTTGGTCATTTCCTTAACCTTCCCGATTTTAAAGTTCAACCCCAAGTGTTTCATGGGTTGTTGCTCCGGGAGGTTCAGCAACCTAATGATGCTGAGTTGTGGGTAATGATACGCGGTGTTAGGCTTAGGTTTAGCATTGAGGAATTTGCATTGATTACTGGGTTAGACTGTGAAGGTGACTGTAGTGTCTTAGATTTTAagcaagaggttaatagtctttGTGAAAGATATTGGCCAACTTCGTCCTCTATCACTAAGGAATCTGTTAGGGAatgttttaccaccaagaggtggGGTGATTCTGATGAGGATGCTGTGAAGTTGGCAGTTTTGTATTTCGTGGAGTGGTTCTTGCTTAGTGGCACTAAGCATAAAAATGTACCCAAGTCTATTTTAGATGTTGTAGATAGTGGGAGGTACAATGAATTTGCTTGGGGCCGGAGTTCTTTTGAATTGACTATTTCCTCATTGAAGGGTAAGCTTGATAGTTGGGTTGAGGGGGTTAGGAAGGCAAGGAGTTCGGGAAAGAGGCCGAGTGTTTTTTACACTTTGATTGGTTGTCCTCATGTTCTTCAAGTTTGGTTCTACGAGTGTTGTAAGTACATGAAAGGTAAGTACTGCCAAAAGGAAAGCTCTCGTATTCCAAGGATCACTCAGTGGACATGCAATAGTCAACCTACTTTCAAAGTTTTGAAGACTACTATCTTTGATGTTTCCAAAGATAAG CTGCAACTTTCAAATATGAGGCCCACGGCtggtgagttcaaagctttgaaactGAGCAGTTTCAAGTTCGACACCGACTACAACTCTTACAAGAGTCTTCCTCTTCCCGAAGAGCCAACTGTTGCTCAGAGTGACATTTCTGTCAAGCTTGATGCCTTTTCTGAGAAATTTCATGGGTTGGAGGTCAAGATCGATTCGTTGCATACTTCCCAACAGAAGATTTCatctgatttggttgagttgaaAGAGTTTGTGTCTGCACAGTTTGTTTCTTTTGGTGCTCAGATGGCTTCAATGCAGACACAGTTTTCTACTGTTTTTGCCGATTCCTATGCCAAg GAAAAAGGCAGTGACTCTTCCAATGATGATGATGGAGGTGGTGATGAAGCAGATTTTGATTTAAATGAATCTGAAGAAACTGATGAAAATGAAGAAGAGAATGTTATGGGTGATGAGGAAGGGGAGGGTAGTGAAGGTGAAGAGAAGGATGGTCAAGCCGATGAAGATTCtgactcaaaagaaaaaaatgataatggCAGTGATGATGAATCCACTGATAGTGAGGAGAAGGTAGATAAGTAG
- the LOC133032700 gene encoding uncharacterized protein LOC133032700 has product MQEWTYNNRKEAQKCTTRLTPSSEKKLIGNYVQSLRLTVKPANQNLFEVIDEDRTRIVNLKEKTCTCNRFQKDEMPCNHAVAVMKDLNINTYNYCAQYYTSKAWLQTYEETVYPVGNVREWELPDFFEEIIVLSPKERIKSGRPRKRRMAAAWETKKQNKCGQKGHNKKTCRRITA; this is encoded by the exons ATGCAAGAGTGGACATACAATAATAGAAAGGAGGCACAAAAATGCACAACAAGGCTGACACCATCATCTGAGAAAAAACTCATAGGGAACTATGTACAGTCATTGCGACTAACA GTGAAACCAGCAAACCAGAACCTGTTTGAGGTGATAGATGAAGACAGAACAAGAATAGTAAACTTGAAGGAGAAGACGTGCACATGCAATAGATTTCAAAAAGATGAAATGCCATGTAACCATGCAGTCGCCGTCATGAAGGACTTgaacataaacacatacaactaCTGTGCACAATACTACACATCAAAAGCATGGCTGCAAACATATGAAGAAACAGTATACCCAGTTGGAAACGTAAGAGAATGGGAACTTCCagatttttttgaagaaatcaTAGTGTTGTCTCCAAAGGAGAGAATCAAGTCTGGAAGGCCGAGGAAAAGAAGAATGGCAGCAGCTTGGgaaacaaagaaacaaaacaagTGTGGACAAAAGGGACATAACAAAAAGACCTGCAGAAGAATTACAGCATAG
- the LOC133032030 gene encoding uncharacterized protein LOC133032030, giving the protein MIESEGELKETEPLQILVQSNGHWDDNRNYVDYESSGELISTKCTFEELMRIMMEELQCNHESTQLQLKYQLKEGGQPLQIKDDKSLLFYIKLLTKEVDFTRYPLCVNKTSNTAPPNKTMVSNNMIMESYENNAAQEDLQQPGNNTATTSKQQLSAQTMGSGEVDAFFLETVTVSSESTIQQPENNREKTTAVDEDFDFTDYAKLVAAEMVQQLENNQEEEEEVDNTEMMIINDKRHETIEKGQIYKDKETLISTLCYFAIKKTFQYKVVKSCTKEYNIVCLDTNCKWSLKATKNENTETFIIRSYEEEHTCAVTIRFGDQRQATSKLIADFVKPKFLNLKTKCSPADIKTEMKDKYGIKMNYMKAWRSKERAQTQLHGNAKESYNLLPRYLYMLQKTNPGTLIDIEKDDDDSFKYAFVALNAAIKGWPNCKPIIVVDGTFLKAAYGGTLLTANTQDAESKIFPLAYCIVDSENDKSWEWFLKKIREAFGVRECQCLISDRHESIIKATRKVFPEITHGYCIFHLLSNLKTKFKKNAKHFRVPFFAAAKAYTEMEFEFHMRELDNLDKRIRPYSEKIGHEKWSRYSTMTSNIAEVIELANLAKKGNTKG; this is encoded by the exons ATGATTGAATCAGAAGGAGAATTGAAG GAAACGGAACCATTACAAATATTGGTGCAGAGCAATGGGCATTGGGATGACAACAGAAACTATGTTGATTATGAATCAAGTGGAGAATTAATTTCGACCAAGTGCACATTTGAGGAACTAATGAGAATAATGATGGAAGAACTCCAATGCAACCATGAATCAACACAACTACAACTGAAATATCAACTGAAGGAAGGAGGCCAACCACTACAaatcaaggatgacaaaagtctGTTGTTCTACATAAAGCTATTAACGAAGGAGGTTGATTTCACAAGGTACCCATTGTGTGTGAACAAAACCAGTAACACGGCACCACCTAACAAAACAATGGTGTCGAACAATATGATCATGGAATCGTATGAGAACAACGCAGCACAGGAAGACTTGCAGCAACCTGGAAACAACACGGCAACAACTTCCAAGCAACAACTATCTGCGCAGACGATGGGATCTGGTGAAGTTGATGCATTTTTCCTAGAAACAGTAACAGTGTCATCAGAATCAACCATACAACAACCAGAAaacaacagagaaaaaactacaGCAGTAGATGAAGATTTCGACTTCACCGACTACGCAAAGCTTGTGGCTGCAGAAATGGTACAGCAACTAGAAAACAaccaggaagaagaagaggaagtggacAACACAGAAATGATGATCATCAATGACAAACGACATGAAACAATAGAGAAGGGGCAAATTTACAAGGACAAAGAAACATTGATAAGTACACTATGCTACTTTGCAATCAAGAAGACATTTCAATACAAAGTAGTGAAATCTTGCACAAAAGAATACAACATAGTGTGTTTGGACACAAACTGCAAATGGAGTTTAAAGGCTACAAAAAATGAAAACACAGAAACATTCATAATAAGGAGCTACGAAGAAGAACACACATGTGCAGTTACAATAAGATTTGGAGATCAACGACAAGCTACATCAAAGTTGATAGCAGATTTTGTAAAACCAAAATTCTTGAACCTGAAAACAAAGTGCAGCCCTGCAGACATAAAGACAGAAATGAAAGACAAATACGGAATAAAGATGAATTACATGAAAGCATGGCGTAGTAAAGAGCGAGCACAAACCCAGCTACATGGAAATGCTAAAGAGTCGTACAATCTCTTGCCAAGATACCTGTACATGCTACAGAAAACAAAtccag GAACATTAATAGACATAGAGAAAGATGATGATGACAGTTTCAAATATGCATTTGTTGCATTGAATGCTGCTATAAAAGGTTGGCCAAACTGCAAACCAATCATCGTGGTAGACGGTACATTCCTAAAGGCCGCGTATGGAGGCACGTTGCTCACTGCCAACACACAAGATGCAGAATCGAAAATTTTTCCACTAGCATACTGCATAGTTGATTCTGAGAACGATAAATCGTGGGAGtggttcttaaaaaaaataagagaagcaTTCGGGGTTCGAGAATGTCAATGCCTAATATCAGACAGACATGAAAGCATCATCAAAGCAACTAGGAAAGTGTTCCCTGAAATAACACATGGCTACTGCATCTTCCACCTCTTGTCGAAcctcaaaacaaaattcaagaaaaatgcAAAGCATTTCAGAGTGCCATTCTTTGCAGCTGCAAAAGCTTACACAGAAATGGAGTTTGAATTCCATATGAGGGAGCTAGACAACTTGGATAAGCGCATAAGACCGTACTCGGAGAAAATTGGCCATGAAAAATGGTCAAG GTACTCTACCATGACATCAAACATAGCTGAGGTAATCGAACTCGCAAATTTAGCAAAGAAGGGAAACACCAAAGGATAA